One window from the genome of Merismopedia glauca CCAP 1448/3 encodes:
- the lipA gene encoding lipoyl synthase — MNNPTPINHLPISDLDAPGRSPLASLPPWLRRPIGNASDISTVQKIIKQRQIHTICEEGRCPNRGECYANHTATFLLMGPTCTRACAFCQVDKGHAPMPLDVEEPQKVAESVKLLGLRYVVLTSVARDDLADGGAAWFVATMEAIRQLNLNTQIEVLTPDFWGGRPREGMSSQDGQFHRVKTVVEAKPACYNHNIETVQRLQGVVRRGAQYERSLDVLRFVKELDATIPTKSGLMLGHGETEAEIVAAMADLRAVGCDRLTLGQYMRPSLEHLPVQKYWTPQEFDELGAIAQNLGFTQVRSGPLVRSSYHAGEV, encoded by the coding sequence ATGAATAACCCGACACCAATTAATCATCTTCCTATCTCCGATTTAGATGCTCCTGGGCGATCGCCATTAGCTAGTTTACCCCCTTGGTTGCGCCGTCCTATCGGTAATGCTAGCGATATTTCTACCGTACAGAAAATAATTAAGCAACGGCAAATTCATACAATTTGTGAAGAAGGTCGCTGTCCGAACCGAGGGGAATGTTATGCCAACCACACAGCTACATTTTTACTCATGGGACCGACTTGCACTCGTGCTTGCGCGTTTTGTCAAGTAGATAAAGGTCATGCTCCCATGCCTTTAGATGTAGAAGAACCCCAAAAAGTAGCAGAATCTGTCAAATTATTGGGATTGCGCTACGTTGTTTTAACCTCTGTCGCACGAGACGATTTAGCTGATGGAGGTGCGGCTTGGTTTGTCGCCACAATGGAAGCTATTCGCCAATTGAACCTAAATACCCAAATAGAGGTCTTGACCCCAGATTTTTGGGGTGGTCGTCCTCGTGAGGGGATGTCAAGTCAAGATGGTCAGTTTCATCGGGTGAAAACTGTAGTAGAGGCAAAACCAGCTTGTTATAACCATAATATTGAAACTGTGCAGCGATTGCAAGGGGTAGTAAGGCGTGGGGCACAGTACGAGCGTTCTTTAGATGTGTTGCGGTTTGTCAAAGAGTTAGATGCTACTATTCCTACCAAATCTGGGTTAATGCTAGGACATGGGGAAACCGAAGCTGAGATCGTCGCCGCAATGGCAGATTTAAGGGCTGTAGGATGCGATCGCCTGACTTTAGGTCAATATATGCGTCCTTCCTTAGAACACCTCCCCGTCCAGAAATATTGGACACCCCAGGAATTTGACGAATTAGGGGCTATAGCCCAAAATCTTGGTTTTACTCAGGTTCGCTCTGGTCCACTCGTTCGCAGTTCCTATCATGCTGGGGAGGTTTAA